The following proteins are co-located in the Eleginops maclovinus isolate JMC-PN-2008 ecotype Puerto Natales chromosome 23, JC_Emac_rtc_rv5, whole genome shotgun sequence genome:
- the ganabb gene encoding neutral alpha-glucosidase AB isoform X1: MATFTERMAPVLVLWLAVFLSGTWAVDKGNFKTCDQSSFCKRQRALKPGESPYRALLETMELTNTRLTLQLINDNNKVRLLLELYRLQGNMTRVKINELKPLKPRYEVPDVLIREPPTEPLSLLSQDENGVVLSLGAESQRVILSARPFRLDIMEGRDVVMSLNSRGLLAFEHLRMRKDTFSYKVTSTVASVWDNIKRVFSSSQADPEAEKKEEAEPETQPEAAKEEEKDEAGMWEETFKSHTDSKPNGPSAVSLDFSLPGVEHVYGIPEHADTLRLKTTENGDPYRLYNLDVFQYELYNPMALYGAVPVMLAHNAQRTTGIFWLNAAETWVDISSNTAGKTVFGKMLDYVQGSSETPQTDVRWISESGIIDVFIMLGPTPKDIFSQYASLTGTQAFPPLAAVGYHQCRWNYNDQEDVAAVDAGFDEHDIPYDYIWLDIEHTDGKRYFTWDPHKFATPKEMLQGLMDKKRKMVAIVDPHIKVDCNYKIHNEIRSRSFYIKNKDGGDYEGWCWPGSAGYPDFTRTDMRDWWASMFAYDQYEGSMENLYTWNDMNEPSVFNGPEVTMHKDAMHGAWEHRDVHNLYGFYVHMATAEGLIQRSGGVERPFVLTRAFFAGSQRYGAVWTGDNAAEWEHLKISIPMCLSLGLVGISFCGADVGGFFKSPNTELLVRWYQTGAYQPFFRAHAHLDTPRREPWLFGPENTALIREAVRQRYTLLPYWYLQFYNAHRTGEPIMRPLWVEYPQDPATFALEDEFLIGRDLLVHPVTEEGARGVTAYLPGKDELWFDVHTFQKHNGAQSLYIPVTMSSIPVFQRGGSIIPRKIRVRRSSSCMTHDPYTLYVALNPQRTAEGELYIDDGHTFNYEKEFIHRRLSFASNLLSSVNLAPDAQFSTRSWIERIVILGASKPSKVILKTDDGQESQVEFDFDASMSVLTVRKPGMNAGADWSLMLQ; this comes from the exons ATGGCCACCTTCACTGAAAG GATGGCGCCTGTCTTGGTGCTGTGGTTGGCCGTGTTCCTCAGTGGGACGTGGGCTGTGGACAAGGGTAACTTCAAGACCTGTGACCAGAGTTCCTTCTGCAA gcGTCAGCGAGCATTGAAGCCTGGTGAGTCTCCCTATCGAGCCCTGCTGGAGACCATGGAGCTGACCAACACCAGACTCACGCTGCAGCTCATCAATGACAACAACAAG GTGCGTCTGCTGCTCGAGCTCTATCGTCTCCAGGGAAACATGACGAGGGTGAAGATTAACGAGCTGAAGCCGCTGAAGCCTCGCTATGAGGTCCCAGACGTGCTCATCAGGGAGCCGCCTACTGAGCC cCTGTCACTCCTGTCTCAGGATGAGAACGGGGTGGTGCTGTCCCTGGGGGCGGAGTCTCAGAGAGTCATCCTCAGCGCCCGACCTTTCCGATTGGACATCATGGAAGGGCGAGACGTGGTGATGTCGCTGAACTCACGCGGCCTGTTGGCCTTTGAGCACCTGAGGATGCGCAAGGACAC TTTCTCCTATAAAGTAACTAGCACAGTGGCTAGCGTGTGGGATAATATCAAGAGAGTATTCTCTAG CAGTCAGGCAGACCCAGAggctgaaaagaaagaggaggctGAACCAGAAACCCAGCCCGAG GCagcaaaagaagaagagaaagatgaAGCAGGGATGTGGGAGGAGacttttaaatcacacacagacagcaaaCCTAATG GTCCTTCTGCTGTTAGTTTGGACTTCTCGTTGCCGGGTGTGGAGCACGTCTACGGCATCCCAGAACATGCAGACACTCTCAGACTCAAAACAACAGA aAATGGAGATCCATACCGCCTCTATAACCTGGACGTGTTCCAGTACGAGCTGTATAACCCCATGGCCCTTTACGGCGCTGTCCCCGTCATGTTGGCCCACAACGCCCAGCGGACCACCGGCATCTTCTGGCTCAATGCCGCTGAGACCTGGGTAGATATCAGCTCCAACACAGCTGGAAAG acTGTGTTTGGAAAAATGCTGGATTATGTTCAAGGCTCCAGTGAGACTCCACAGACGGACGTGCGTTGGATCTCTGAAAGCGGCATCATCGATGTCTTCATTATGCTTGGGCCAACACCTAAAGATATCTTCTCTCAGTATGCCTCCCTCACAG GCACCCAGGCCTTCCCCCCCCTGGCTGCTGTGGGTTACCACCAGTGCCGCTGGAACTACAACGATCAGGAGGATGTGGCTGCAGTTGATGCAGGCTTTGATGAACACGACATCCCATATGACTACATCTGGCTCGACATTGAGCACACTGATGGCAAGCGCTACTTCACCTGGGATCCACACAAGTTTGCAACTCCAAAGGAGATGCTGCAGGGTCTCATGGACAAGAAACGCAAG aTGGTGGCCATCGTGGACCCTCATATCAAAGTAGACTGCAACTACAAGATCCATAATGAAATCCGCTCCCGGAGTTTCTATATCAAGAATAAAGATGGCGGGGACTACGAGGGCTGGTGCTGGCCTG GTAGTGCCGGCTATCCAGACTTCACCCGTACAGACATGAGGGACTGGTGGGCCAGCATGTTCGCCTACGATCAGTACGAG GGTTCCATGGAGAACCTGTACACATGGAACGACATGAACGAGCCGTCAGTCTTTAACGGACCGGAGGTGACCATGCACAAGGACGCAATGCACGGAGCCTGGGAGCACCGCGACGTGCACAACCTTTATGGCTTCTATGTG CACATGGCCACAGCGGAGGGTTTGATCCAGAGGTCAGGAGGAGTCGAGAGGCCGTTTGTTCTGACCAGAGCCTTCTTTGCTGGCTCACAGCGCTACG gTGCTGTGTGGACCGGAGATAATGCAGCTGAGTGGGAGCATCTGAAGATCTCGATCCCCATGTGTCTGAGCCTGGGCCTGGTCGGAATCTCCTTCTGTGGTG CTGACGTTGGTGGTTTcttcaagtccccgaacactGAGCTGCTGGTGCGTTGGTACCAGACGGGAGCGTACCAGCCTTTCTTCAGGGCCCACGCCCACCTGGACACCCCCCGCCGTGAGCCCTGGCTGTTTGGTCCAGAAAACACGGCGCTAATCCGTGAAGCAGTGCGCCAGCGTTACACCCTGCTGCCCTACTGGTACCTGCAGTTCTACAACGCACACCGCACCGGAGAGCCCATCATGAG ACCTCTGTGGGTGGAGTATCCTCAGGATCCGGCCACTTTCGCTCTGGAAGACGAGTTCTTAATCG GGAGAGACCTGTTGGTGCATCCAGTTACTGAAGAGGGAGCCAGGGGAGTCACTGCGTACCTGCCTGGCAAAGACGAG CTTTGGTTTGACGTCCACACCTTCCAGAAGCACAACGGAGCCCAGAGCCTTTACATCCCGGTCACCATGAGTTCT ATCCCTGTGTTCCAGCGTGGCGGCTCCATTATTCCCAGGAAGATTCGAGTTCGCAGGTCCTCTTCCTGCATGACGCACGACCCCTACACTCTATATGTGGCCCTTAACCCGCAG AGAACTGCAGAGGGTGAGCTCTACATAGACGACGGCCACACCTTCAACTATGAAAAGGAGTTCATCCACAGGAGGCTGTCCTTTGCCAGCAACCTGCTCTCTTCTGT TAACCTGGCTCCAGATGCCCAGTTCTCCACCCGCTCCTGGATTGAACGCATCGTCATACTGGGAGCCAGTAAGCCCAGCAAGGTCATCCTGAAGACTGATG ATGGTCAGGAGAGCCAGGTAGAGTTTGACTTTGACGCCTCCATGTCGGTGTTGACGGTCCGCAAGCCCGGCATGAACGCCGGGGCAGACTGGAGCCTGATGCTTCAGTAA
- the ganabb gene encoding neutral alpha-glucosidase AB isoform X2: MATFTERMAPVLVLWLAVFLSGTWAVDKGNFKTCDQSSFCKRQRALKPGESPYRALLETMELTNTRLTLQLINDNNKVRLLLELYRLQGNMTRVKINELKPLKPRYEVPDVLIREPPTEPLSLLSQDENGVVLSLGAESQRVILSARPFRLDIMEGRDVVMSLNSRGLLAFEHLRMRKDTFSYKVTSTVASVWDNIKRVFSSQADPEAEKKEEAEPETQPEAAKEEEKDEAGMWEETFKSHTDSKPNGPSAVSLDFSLPGVEHVYGIPEHADTLRLKTTENGDPYRLYNLDVFQYELYNPMALYGAVPVMLAHNAQRTTGIFWLNAAETWVDISSNTAGKTVFGKMLDYVQGSSETPQTDVRWISESGIIDVFIMLGPTPKDIFSQYASLTGTQAFPPLAAVGYHQCRWNYNDQEDVAAVDAGFDEHDIPYDYIWLDIEHTDGKRYFTWDPHKFATPKEMLQGLMDKKRKMVAIVDPHIKVDCNYKIHNEIRSRSFYIKNKDGGDYEGWCWPGSAGYPDFTRTDMRDWWASMFAYDQYEGSMENLYTWNDMNEPSVFNGPEVTMHKDAMHGAWEHRDVHNLYGFYVHMATAEGLIQRSGGVERPFVLTRAFFAGSQRYGAVWTGDNAAEWEHLKISIPMCLSLGLVGISFCGADVGGFFKSPNTELLVRWYQTGAYQPFFRAHAHLDTPRREPWLFGPENTALIREAVRQRYTLLPYWYLQFYNAHRTGEPIMRPLWVEYPQDPATFALEDEFLIGRDLLVHPVTEEGARGVTAYLPGKDELWFDVHTFQKHNGAQSLYIPVTMSSIPVFQRGGSIIPRKIRVRRSSSCMTHDPYTLYVALNPQRTAEGELYIDDGHTFNYEKEFIHRRLSFASNLLSSVNLAPDAQFSTRSWIERIVILGASKPSKVILKTDDGQESQVEFDFDASMSVLTVRKPGMNAGADWSLMLQ, encoded by the exons ATGGCCACCTTCACTGAAAG GATGGCGCCTGTCTTGGTGCTGTGGTTGGCCGTGTTCCTCAGTGGGACGTGGGCTGTGGACAAGGGTAACTTCAAGACCTGTGACCAGAGTTCCTTCTGCAA gcGTCAGCGAGCATTGAAGCCTGGTGAGTCTCCCTATCGAGCCCTGCTGGAGACCATGGAGCTGACCAACACCAGACTCACGCTGCAGCTCATCAATGACAACAACAAG GTGCGTCTGCTGCTCGAGCTCTATCGTCTCCAGGGAAACATGACGAGGGTGAAGATTAACGAGCTGAAGCCGCTGAAGCCTCGCTATGAGGTCCCAGACGTGCTCATCAGGGAGCCGCCTACTGAGCC cCTGTCACTCCTGTCTCAGGATGAGAACGGGGTGGTGCTGTCCCTGGGGGCGGAGTCTCAGAGAGTCATCCTCAGCGCCCGACCTTTCCGATTGGACATCATGGAAGGGCGAGACGTGGTGATGTCGCTGAACTCACGCGGCCTGTTGGCCTTTGAGCACCTGAGGATGCGCAAGGACAC TTTCTCCTATAAAGTAACTAGCACAGTGGCTAGCGTGTGGGATAATATCAAGAGAGTATTCTCTAG TCAGGCAGACCCAGAggctgaaaagaaagaggaggctGAACCAGAAACCCAGCCCGAG GCagcaaaagaagaagagaaagatgaAGCAGGGATGTGGGAGGAGacttttaaatcacacacagacagcaaaCCTAATG GTCCTTCTGCTGTTAGTTTGGACTTCTCGTTGCCGGGTGTGGAGCACGTCTACGGCATCCCAGAACATGCAGACACTCTCAGACTCAAAACAACAGA aAATGGAGATCCATACCGCCTCTATAACCTGGACGTGTTCCAGTACGAGCTGTATAACCCCATGGCCCTTTACGGCGCTGTCCCCGTCATGTTGGCCCACAACGCCCAGCGGACCACCGGCATCTTCTGGCTCAATGCCGCTGAGACCTGGGTAGATATCAGCTCCAACACAGCTGGAAAG acTGTGTTTGGAAAAATGCTGGATTATGTTCAAGGCTCCAGTGAGACTCCACAGACGGACGTGCGTTGGATCTCTGAAAGCGGCATCATCGATGTCTTCATTATGCTTGGGCCAACACCTAAAGATATCTTCTCTCAGTATGCCTCCCTCACAG GCACCCAGGCCTTCCCCCCCCTGGCTGCTGTGGGTTACCACCAGTGCCGCTGGAACTACAACGATCAGGAGGATGTGGCTGCAGTTGATGCAGGCTTTGATGAACACGACATCCCATATGACTACATCTGGCTCGACATTGAGCACACTGATGGCAAGCGCTACTTCACCTGGGATCCACACAAGTTTGCAACTCCAAAGGAGATGCTGCAGGGTCTCATGGACAAGAAACGCAAG aTGGTGGCCATCGTGGACCCTCATATCAAAGTAGACTGCAACTACAAGATCCATAATGAAATCCGCTCCCGGAGTTTCTATATCAAGAATAAAGATGGCGGGGACTACGAGGGCTGGTGCTGGCCTG GTAGTGCCGGCTATCCAGACTTCACCCGTACAGACATGAGGGACTGGTGGGCCAGCATGTTCGCCTACGATCAGTACGAG GGTTCCATGGAGAACCTGTACACATGGAACGACATGAACGAGCCGTCAGTCTTTAACGGACCGGAGGTGACCATGCACAAGGACGCAATGCACGGAGCCTGGGAGCACCGCGACGTGCACAACCTTTATGGCTTCTATGTG CACATGGCCACAGCGGAGGGTTTGATCCAGAGGTCAGGAGGAGTCGAGAGGCCGTTTGTTCTGACCAGAGCCTTCTTTGCTGGCTCACAGCGCTACG gTGCTGTGTGGACCGGAGATAATGCAGCTGAGTGGGAGCATCTGAAGATCTCGATCCCCATGTGTCTGAGCCTGGGCCTGGTCGGAATCTCCTTCTGTGGTG CTGACGTTGGTGGTTTcttcaagtccccgaacactGAGCTGCTGGTGCGTTGGTACCAGACGGGAGCGTACCAGCCTTTCTTCAGGGCCCACGCCCACCTGGACACCCCCCGCCGTGAGCCCTGGCTGTTTGGTCCAGAAAACACGGCGCTAATCCGTGAAGCAGTGCGCCAGCGTTACACCCTGCTGCCCTACTGGTACCTGCAGTTCTACAACGCACACCGCACCGGAGAGCCCATCATGAG ACCTCTGTGGGTGGAGTATCCTCAGGATCCGGCCACTTTCGCTCTGGAAGACGAGTTCTTAATCG GGAGAGACCTGTTGGTGCATCCAGTTACTGAAGAGGGAGCCAGGGGAGTCACTGCGTACCTGCCTGGCAAAGACGAG CTTTGGTTTGACGTCCACACCTTCCAGAAGCACAACGGAGCCCAGAGCCTTTACATCCCGGTCACCATGAGTTCT ATCCCTGTGTTCCAGCGTGGCGGCTCCATTATTCCCAGGAAGATTCGAGTTCGCAGGTCCTCTTCCTGCATGACGCACGACCCCTACACTCTATATGTGGCCCTTAACCCGCAG AGAACTGCAGAGGGTGAGCTCTACATAGACGACGGCCACACCTTCAACTATGAAAAGGAGTTCATCCACAGGAGGCTGTCCTTTGCCAGCAACCTGCTCTCTTCTGT TAACCTGGCTCCAGATGCCCAGTTCTCCACCCGCTCCTGGATTGAACGCATCGTCATACTGGGAGCCAGTAAGCCCAGCAAGGTCATCCTGAAGACTGATG ATGGTCAGGAGAGCCAGGTAGAGTTTGACTTTGACGCCTCCATGTCGGTGTTGACGGTCCGCAAGCCCGGCATGAACGCCGGGGCAGACTGGAGCCTGATGCTTCAGTAA
- the ganabb gene encoding neutral alpha-glucosidase AB isoform X3: protein MATFTERMAPVLVLWLAVFLSGTWAVDKGNFKTCDQSSFCKRQRALKPGESPYRALLETMELTNTRLTLQLINDNNKVRLLLELYRLQGNMTRVKINELKPLKPRYEVPDVLIREPPTEPLSLLSQDENGVVLSLGAESQRVILSARPFRLDIMEGRDVVMSLNSRGLLAFEHLRMRKDTSQADPEAEKKEEAEPETQPEAAKEEEKDEAGMWEETFKSHTDSKPNGPSAVSLDFSLPGVEHVYGIPEHADTLRLKTTENGDPYRLYNLDVFQYELYNPMALYGAVPVMLAHNAQRTTGIFWLNAAETWVDISSNTAGKTVFGKMLDYVQGSSETPQTDVRWISESGIIDVFIMLGPTPKDIFSQYASLTGTQAFPPLAAVGYHQCRWNYNDQEDVAAVDAGFDEHDIPYDYIWLDIEHTDGKRYFTWDPHKFATPKEMLQGLMDKKRKMVAIVDPHIKVDCNYKIHNEIRSRSFYIKNKDGGDYEGWCWPGSAGYPDFTRTDMRDWWASMFAYDQYEGSMENLYTWNDMNEPSVFNGPEVTMHKDAMHGAWEHRDVHNLYGFYVHMATAEGLIQRSGGVERPFVLTRAFFAGSQRYGAVWTGDNAAEWEHLKISIPMCLSLGLVGISFCGADVGGFFKSPNTELLVRWYQTGAYQPFFRAHAHLDTPRREPWLFGPENTALIREAVRQRYTLLPYWYLQFYNAHRTGEPIMRPLWVEYPQDPATFALEDEFLIGRDLLVHPVTEEGARGVTAYLPGKDELWFDVHTFQKHNGAQSLYIPVTMSSIPVFQRGGSIIPRKIRVRRSSSCMTHDPYTLYVALNPQRTAEGELYIDDGHTFNYEKEFIHRRLSFASNLLSSVNLAPDAQFSTRSWIERIVILGASKPSKVILKTDDGQESQVEFDFDASMSVLTVRKPGMNAGADWSLMLQ from the exons ATGGCCACCTTCACTGAAAG GATGGCGCCTGTCTTGGTGCTGTGGTTGGCCGTGTTCCTCAGTGGGACGTGGGCTGTGGACAAGGGTAACTTCAAGACCTGTGACCAGAGTTCCTTCTGCAA gcGTCAGCGAGCATTGAAGCCTGGTGAGTCTCCCTATCGAGCCCTGCTGGAGACCATGGAGCTGACCAACACCAGACTCACGCTGCAGCTCATCAATGACAACAACAAG GTGCGTCTGCTGCTCGAGCTCTATCGTCTCCAGGGAAACATGACGAGGGTGAAGATTAACGAGCTGAAGCCGCTGAAGCCTCGCTATGAGGTCCCAGACGTGCTCATCAGGGAGCCGCCTACTGAGCC cCTGTCACTCCTGTCTCAGGATGAGAACGGGGTGGTGCTGTCCCTGGGGGCGGAGTCTCAGAGAGTCATCCTCAGCGCCCGACCTTTCCGATTGGACATCATGGAAGGGCGAGACGTGGTGATGTCGCTGAACTCACGCGGCCTGTTGGCCTTTGAGCACCTGAGGATGCGCAAGGACAC CAGTCAGGCAGACCCAGAggctgaaaagaaagaggaggctGAACCAGAAACCCAGCCCGAG GCagcaaaagaagaagagaaagatgaAGCAGGGATGTGGGAGGAGacttttaaatcacacacagacagcaaaCCTAATG GTCCTTCTGCTGTTAGTTTGGACTTCTCGTTGCCGGGTGTGGAGCACGTCTACGGCATCCCAGAACATGCAGACACTCTCAGACTCAAAACAACAGA aAATGGAGATCCATACCGCCTCTATAACCTGGACGTGTTCCAGTACGAGCTGTATAACCCCATGGCCCTTTACGGCGCTGTCCCCGTCATGTTGGCCCACAACGCCCAGCGGACCACCGGCATCTTCTGGCTCAATGCCGCTGAGACCTGGGTAGATATCAGCTCCAACACAGCTGGAAAG acTGTGTTTGGAAAAATGCTGGATTATGTTCAAGGCTCCAGTGAGACTCCACAGACGGACGTGCGTTGGATCTCTGAAAGCGGCATCATCGATGTCTTCATTATGCTTGGGCCAACACCTAAAGATATCTTCTCTCAGTATGCCTCCCTCACAG GCACCCAGGCCTTCCCCCCCCTGGCTGCTGTGGGTTACCACCAGTGCCGCTGGAACTACAACGATCAGGAGGATGTGGCTGCAGTTGATGCAGGCTTTGATGAACACGACATCCCATATGACTACATCTGGCTCGACATTGAGCACACTGATGGCAAGCGCTACTTCACCTGGGATCCACACAAGTTTGCAACTCCAAAGGAGATGCTGCAGGGTCTCATGGACAAGAAACGCAAG aTGGTGGCCATCGTGGACCCTCATATCAAAGTAGACTGCAACTACAAGATCCATAATGAAATCCGCTCCCGGAGTTTCTATATCAAGAATAAAGATGGCGGGGACTACGAGGGCTGGTGCTGGCCTG GTAGTGCCGGCTATCCAGACTTCACCCGTACAGACATGAGGGACTGGTGGGCCAGCATGTTCGCCTACGATCAGTACGAG GGTTCCATGGAGAACCTGTACACATGGAACGACATGAACGAGCCGTCAGTCTTTAACGGACCGGAGGTGACCATGCACAAGGACGCAATGCACGGAGCCTGGGAGCACCGCGACGTGCACAACCTTTATGGCTTCTATGTG CACATGGCCACAGCGGAGGGTTTGATCCAGAGGTCAGGAGGAGTCGAGAGGCCGTTTGTTCTGACCAGAGCCTTCTTTGCTGGCTCACAGCGCTACG gTGCTGTGTGGACCGGAGATAATGCAGCTGAGTGGGAGCATCTGAAGATCTCGATCCCCATGTGTCTGAGCCTGGGCCTGGTCGGAATCTCCTTCTGTGGTG CTGACGTTGGTGGTTTcttcaagtccccgaacactGAGCTGCTGGTGCGTTGGTACCAGACGGGAGCGTACCAGCCTTTCTTCAGGGCCCACGCCCACCTGGACACCCCCCGCCGTGAGCCCTGGCTGTTTGGTCCAGAAAACACGGCGCTAATCCGTGAAGCAGTGCGCCAGCGTTACACCCTGCTGCCCTACTGGTACCTGCAGTTCTACAACGCACACCGCACCGGAGAGCCCATCATGAG ACCTCTGTGGGTGGAGTATCCTCAGGATCCGGCCACTTTCGCTCTGGAAGACGAGTTCTTAATCG GGAGAGACCTGTTGGTGCATCCAGTTACTGAAGAGGGAGCCAGGGGAGTCACTGCGTACCTGCCTGGCAAAGACGAG CTTTGGTTTGACGTCCACACCTTCCAGAAGCACAACGGAGCCCAGAGCCTTTACATCCCGGTCACCATGAGTTCT ATCCCTGTGTTCCAGCGTGGCGGCTCCATTATTCCCAGGAAGATTCGAGTTCGCAGGTCCTCTTCCTGCATGACGCACGACCCCTACACTCTATATGTGGCCCTTAACCCGCAG AGAACTGCAGAGGGTGAGCTCTACATAGACGACGGCCACACCTTCAACTATGAAAAGGAGTTCATCCACAGGAGGCTGTCCTTTGCCAGCAACCTGCTCTCTTCTGT TAACCTGGCTCCAGATGCCCAGTTCTCCACCCGCTCCTGGATTGAACGCATCGTCATACTGGGAGCCAGTAAGCCCAGCAAGGTCATCCTGAAGACTGATG ATGGTCAGGAGAGCCAGGTAGAGTTTGACTTTGACGCCTCCATGTCGGTGTTGACGGTCCGCAAGCCCGGCATGAACGCCGGGGCAGACTGGAGCCTGATGCTTCAGTAA